One Dehalococcoidia bacterium DNA segment encodes these proteins:
- a CDS encoding DinB family protein, which produces MDQVLGYFFRQNLWANLQLIDFCRGLSDEQLDFAVPGTMGSLRGILLHILGAEARYVTGLRGSPPERAVDERTPWPGFDALAEAARSSGEALIALASEDLAARQVERRLPDRAFRVPAVTVLVQAFQHGTDHRSQAQTIITQLGLQPPALDAWAYARATGDFVEL; this is translated from the coding sequence GTGGACCAGGTCTTGGGCTACTTCTTCCGCCAGAACCTTTGGGCCAACCTGCAGCTCATAGACTTCTGTCGCGGCCTGAGCGACGAGCAGCTGGACTTCGCCGTCCCCGGCACCATGGGCAGCCTGCGGGGAATACTGCTGCACATCCTGGGGGCCGAGGCCCGCTACGTGACGGGCCTGCGCGGCTCCCCGCCCGAGCGGGCGGTGGACGAGCGGACGCCCTGGCCGGGGTTCGATGCGCTGGCCGAGGCGGCCAGGAGCAGCGGCGAGGCGCTCATCGCCCTGGCCTCCGAGGACCTGGCCGCCCGTCAGGTGGAGCGGCGTCTGCCGGACCGGGCCTTCCGCGTGCCGGCCGTGACGGTGCTGGTGCAGGCCTTCCAGCACGGCACCGACCACCGCTCCCAGGCCCAGACCATCATCACCCAGCTGGGGCTGCAGCCGCCGGCCCTGGACGCCTGGGCCTACGCCCGCGCCACCGGCGACTTCGTCGAGCTGTAG